In Kryptolebias marmoratus isolate JLee-2015 linkage group LG4, ASM164957v2, whole genome shotgun sequence, the following proteins share a genomic window:
- the LOC108231539 gene encoding neurexophilin-2, whose translation MQVLGWTIVLFCQWILHKVQGLEKQVDFSDLGPVGSVMKTLPYGMGGGSAGGVVKPPYQTRIFSTSIDQTPLKSKPPTYSFYNPYDSGRNQSLLLDQTGYRSKRKPSLKTNMKTKKIFGWGDFYFSVKTVKFSLLVTGKIVDHINGTFTVYFRHNSSSLGNVSVSIVPPSKVVEFEVLQQLHPHTQQDIQIQDTQQSTIDPKEGKTLNCRVEYEKTDRSKKSKPCLYDPSQTCFTEHTQSHAAWLCAKPFKVICIFISFLSIDYKLVQKVCPDYNFQSERPYFG comes from the coding sequence GTCCAAGGGTTGGAGAAGCAAGTGGACTTCTCGGATTTGGGCCCTGTTGGGTCGGTGATGAAGACTCTTCCATATGGCATGGGTGGAGGCTCAGCGGGAGGAGTTGTTAAGCCACCGTATCAAACCCGCATATTCTCCACATCCATCGACCAGACACCCTTGAAGTCCAAGCCACCCACCTATAGTTTCTATAATCCATACGACTCAGGCCGGAACCAGTCCCTGCTACTCGATCAGACTGGCTACCGCTCCAAGCGCAAGCCCtccctaaaaacaaacatgaagacCAAAAAGATCTTCGGTTGGGGAGACTTCTATTTCAGCGTTAAGACCGTGAAGTTTAGCTTGTTGGTGACAGGGAAGATTGTGGACCACATCAACGGAACGTTCACCGTTTACTTTCGCCACAACTCGTCCAGCCTGGGGAATGTGTCGGTGAGCATCGTGCCACCGTCTAAAGTGGTGGAGTTTGAGGTTCTTCAGCAGCTGCACCCTCACACCCAGCAGGACATCCAGATCCAGGACACGCAGCAGTCCACCATCGACCCCAAAGAGGGAAAGACCCTTAACTGTAGGGTCGAGTATGAGAAAACCGACAGATCAAAGAAATCAAAACCCTGCCTGTACGATCCGTCTCAGACCTGCTTCACAGAGCACACTCAGTCCCATGCTGCCTGGCTCTGTGCCAAACCCTTCAAGGTGATCTGCATCTTCATCTCTTTTTTAAGCATTGATTACAAGCTTGTTCAAAAGGTGTGTCCGGACTACAACTTCCAAAGTGAGCGCCCTTATTTCGGATAA